A single genomic interval of Armigeres subalbatus isolate Guangzhou_Male chromosome 1, GZ_Asu_2, whole genome shotgun sequence harbors:
- the LOC134206469 gene encoding uncharacterized protein LOC134206469, translating to MPDLRTLNKREHQLRKSLEGIQQFVAGYQASRDARQVCVRLEALETVYGQFIDIRMQIKLLLEDAVKKGDKQEEEALTEANDKVRQDFEDNFYALKADILAFKVVGPNTPPTSTGQQFDLQAVSQFAKVKLPEIKLPSFSGKLHDWVPYRDSFRSLIHGNSLLSDVDRFTYLRSSLSGDALQEVSSIDLSAANYTVAWKALESRYENKKLIVKAHLDALFAVDSLKKETYEGLNQLIGEFEKNLQMLEEIGEKPSDWSTILAYMVCTRLDLATLRQWETHHNSKEVARYRDLMDFLKSHCSVLQSVAPLKPSTSNQQRSSHAAVCHTTFKSTATCWFCSEPRHSVFQCVRFQRMTVSERIEAANKNKLCRNCLYPGHFARTCEKGTCRQCRQKHHTLLHIEQSASSDPPTQSRPPTVNQQHRQPQQRSTPPNQQTRTANTANTHDSHTQPATEHATTSQTHVALPITPTQNIVLSTALVSIRDRNGRSVLARALLDSCSQHCLIMTSNFASKLKLDEMPVYLAIQGIGSSQIASTRLVTAVVSP from the coding sequence ATGCCAGATCTCAGAACGCTAAATAAACGGGAGCATCAGCTCAGAAAATCGCTTGAAGGAATTCAGCAATTCGTTGCTGGATATCAAGCAAGCAGAGATGCGCGACAGGTCTGCGTACGTCTGGAGGCATTGGAGACAGTATATGGCCAGTTCATCGATATTCGTATGCAGATTAAGCTGCTTTTAGAAGACGCAGTCAAAAAAGGCGATaaacaagaagaagaggcgttGACGGAGGCGAATGACAAGGTGAGGCAGGACTTCGAGGACAATTTCTACGCATTGAAGGCAGACATACTGGCCTTCAAAGTGGTTGGCCCCAATACACCGCCGACTTCTACGGGCCAGCAGTTCGATTTGCAAGCGGTATCCCAGTTTGCAAAAGTGAAGCTTCCTGAGATCAAGCTGCCATCGTTCAGTGGAAAGCTTCATGACTGGGTGCCATACCGGGACAGCTTTCGAAGTCTCATCCACGGCAATTCCCTACTATCAGATGTCGACAGGTTCACTTACCTCCGGTCCTCCTTGTCTGGTGATGCACTACAGGAAGTTAGTTCAATCGACTTGTCAGCGGCCAATTACACTGTAGCATGGAAGGCACTGGAGAGTcgttacgaaaataaaaaacttATCGTCAAAGCGCATCTTGACGCTCTTTTCGCGGTGGATAGCCTCAAGAAGGAGACATATGAAGGACTTAATCAACTGATAGGCGAGTTCGAGAAAAACCTGCAGATGCTGGAGGAAATCGGTGAGAAGCCGTCAGACTGGAGCACTATTCTAGCCTACATGGTGTGTACAAGATTGGACTTGGCGACTTTACGGCAGTGGGAAACCCACCACAACAGCAAAGAAGTGGCGAGGTACAGAGACTTGATGGACTTCCTCAAGAGCCACTGTTCTGTGCTGCAGTCTGTGGCACCACTTAAACCCTCCACTTCCAACCAACAACGATCGTCCCATGCAGCGGTGTGCCATACGACATTCAAATCGACAGCAACATGCTGGTTTTGCAGTGAACCTCGCCATTCCGTGTTCCAGTGCGTCAGGTTCCAACGGATGACCGTGTCGGAGAGGATTGAAGCTGCCAACAAGAACAAGCTTTGTCGGAACTGTTTGTATCCAGGGCATTTCGCCAGAACTTGCGAGAAGGGAACGTGTCGTCAGTGTCGCCAGAAGCATCACACACTGCTGCACATTGAACAGTCTGCATCCTCCGATCCACCCACGCAGTCAAGACCTCCGACAGTCAATCAACAACACAGACAGCCACAACAGCGATCTACACCACCGAACCAACAGACTCGGACTGCTAACACTGCCAACACACATGACTCACACACACAGCCAGCCACAGAACACGCCACCACAAGCCAGACACATGTAGCCCTCCCCATAACACCGACACAAAACATAGTTTTATCCACCGCCTTGGTCAGCATTAGAGACCGCAACGGCAGATCCGTGCTAGCACGAGCACTGCTGGATTCGTGCTCGCAGCACTGTCTAATAATGACATCAAATTTCGCTAGCAAACTCAAGCTAGACGAAATGCCAGTCTATTTGGCGATTCAAGGCATTGGATCGTCTCAAATTGCTTCCACCAGGCTGGTTACCGCCGTAGTGAGTCCGTGA
- the LOC134206468 gene encoding uncharacterized protein LOC134206468, whose translation MQFHVLPKLTVSLPTASFSVTTWNLPDSAHLADPRFYETGPIDLIIGAEYYMELLKEERRKATNDGPTVQDTVFGWIISGRVPEGPDGASYSVVHVCSTAEIQEQLSRFWEVEACHSATTFSVEESTCEEIFDRTTFRNEEGRYVVTLPKKEGVIQQLGESRSTAVKRFIGMERRFAINPELKVQYAEFMNEYLAMGHMREISEEETSPSSYYLPHHAVMKPDSTTTKLRVVFDASCRTSSGISLNDALMVGPVVQDMIVDIALRFRTHRFALVGDVAKMYRMILLNPDDQQLQRIVWRDSAAEPIRTFALATVTYGTAAAPNLATKCLQRLSDEGQDAYPRAAKIIRKDFYVDDMLSGVDNIEEGKLLIGQIIVLLQSAGFSLRKWNSNSKELLSAVPEGLRDERTILDLDSSSAAVKTLGLTWEPGTDCFRFRSPSWDESAVITKRCVLDASRLFDPIGLVGPVIVQAKIFLQELWKQDCGWDDPLNPQLQDQWREYRRNLVGLVDIAVPRWVGTSCNNELVELHGFCDASMKAYGACIYIRTVEADGSVQVHLLTSKSRVAPLENLKRNKKSLSIPRLELSSALLLTHLYEKVVKNIHVDSKCYFWTDSTIVVCWLSSSPSRWKQFVANRVSEIQHVTKGSDWNHVAGEDNPADIISRGMSPTQLHYESRWFHGPNWLILDRQYWPDSKRIDESSIDKMDLEEKVVVAVLPTISPSEIFGLRSSLADLIRLAVHIRRFKWNASPANRFNRKVGYITSQEYDDALNGLVKQSQRESFSQELADIARYGQVQDCSRISGLNPQLADGILCVGGRLSNAAVPDSRKHPYILDHRHPSQNSS comes from the coding sequence ATGCAGTTCCATGTGCTGCCGAAGCTTACCGTGTCACTGCCTACGGCAAGCTTCTCTGTTACAACGTGGAATCTCCCAGATTCGGCGCATCTTGCTGATCCCAGGTTCTACGAGACAGGACCGATCGATCTTATTATCGGAGCTGAATATTACATGGAACTGCTGAAGGAGGAAAGACGGAAAGCTACGAATGATGGTCCAACGGTGCAAGACACCGTATTCGGATGGATTATTTCCGGTCGTGTTCCTGAAGGTCCTGATGGTGCATCGTACTCGGTAGTTCACGTGTGTTCAACAGCGGAGATACAAGAACAGCTTTCAAGGTTCTGGGAAGTGGAAGCTTGTCATTCAGCcactacattttcggtcgaaGAGTCGACCTGTGAAGAAATCTTCGACAGAACAACGTTCaggaacgaagaaggaaggtaCGTAGTTACGCTGCCGAAGAAAGAAGGAGTGATCCAGCAATTAGGCGAGTCAAGATCTACAGCAGTCAAGCGCTTCATAGGGATGGAGCGGAGGTTTGCAATCAATCCGGAGTTGAAGGTGCAATACGCGGAGTTTATGAACGAATATCTGGCCATGGGCCACATGCGAGAGATTTCCGAGGAAGAAACGAGCCCGTCGTCGTATTACTTGCCTCATCATGCTGTTATGAAGCCGGACAGCACAACGACAAAGTTGCGAGTCGTTTTCGATGCGTCATGCCGGACATCCAGCGGCATTTCCCTGAACGACGCTCTGATGGTGGGACCTGTCGTTCAGGACATGATTGTGGACATTGCGCTCCGCTTCCGGACACACCGATTCGCTCTCGTAGGGGACGTCGCCAAAATGTATCGCATGATACTGCTGAATCCAGATGATCAGCAGCTGCAGAGGATCGTTTGGAGAGATAGTGCTGCGGAACCGATCCGAACATTCGCTCTCGCTACGGTTACGTATGGTACGGCAGCAGCTCCAAACTTAGCAACGAAGTGTCTTCAGCGTCTGTCAGATGAAGGCCAAGATGCGTATCCCAGAGCTGCCAAAATCATCAGGAAGGACTTCTATGTAGATGACATGCTGTCTGGTGTGGACAATATCGAAGAAGGAAAGTTGCTCATAGGCCAGATCATAGTACTGCTGCAATCTGCGGGATTCTCTTTACGaaagtggaattcaaacagcaAAGAATTGCTGTCAGCGGTGCCGGAGGGATTGAGAGACGAACGGACGATCTTGGACTTGGATTCGTCGTCCGCTGCCGTAAAAACTTTAGGTTTGACCTGGGAGCCCGGCACCGACTGCTTCCGTTTCAGATCCCCAAGCTGGGATGAGTCTGCAGTAATAACGAAGCGATGCGTTCTAGATGCCTCTCGACTATTTGATCCGATAGGGCTAGTGGGCCCGGTCATCGTCCAGGCGAAAATTTTCCTACAAGAGCTGTGGAAACAAGACTGTGGGTGGGACGATCCACTGAACCCACAGTTACAAGACCAGTGGCGTGAGTACCGGCGGAATTTGGTAGGTCTGGTAGACATTGCTGTCCCACGGTGGGTGGGAACTAGTTGCAACAACGAATTGGTAGAGCTCCATGGCTTCTGCGACGCTTCAATGAAGGCTTACGGTGCCTGCATCTACATCCGCACGGTTGAAGCAGACGGAAGCGTTCAAGTACACCTGCTGACCTCCAAATCTCGTGTAGCTCCGCTCGAGAATTTGAAGAGAAATAAGAAGTCTCTATCCATTCCTCGACTAGAGCTGTCATCAGCACTGCTTCTCACACACCTGTACGAGAAAGTCGTCAAAAATATTCACGTAGACTCCAAGTGTTATTTCTGGACCGATTCCACTATCGTAGTGTGTTGGCTGTCATCGTCGCCATCCAGATGGAAGCAGTTCGTAGCGAATCGCGTCTCTGAAATCCAGCACGTTACGAAAGGGAGTGACTGGAACCACGTTGCTGGAGAAGACAACCCTGCGGACATCATTTCCCGTGGCATGTCGCCGACACAACTGCACTATGAATCGCGCTGGTTCCATGGACCGAATTGGCTGATACTGGATCGGCAATACTGGCCTGATTCCAAGCGGATCGACGAAAGCAGCATCGACAAGATGGATTTGGAAGAGAAGGTTGTTGTCGCTGTCCTTCCAACCATTTCACCAAGCGAGATATTCGGCCTTCGTTCGTCGCTAGCAGATCTAATACGGTTGGCAGTTCATATCCGTCGATTTAAATGGAATGCATCGCCTGCAAATCGGTTCAACAGAAAGGTCGGCTACATCACTTCCCAAGAGTATGACGATGCTCTCAATGGGCTGGTGAAACAATCGCAGAGAGAAAGTTTCTCACAGGAGTTAGCAGATATCGCCAGATACGGCCAGGTGCAAGACTGTTCCAGAATCTCTGGATTGAATCCTCAACTTGCCGACGGTATATTGTGCGTTGGCGGCCGGTTGAGTAATGCAGCCGTACCAGATAGTCGGAAGCATCCGTACATCCTCGATCACCGTCATCCCTCACAAAACTCATCGTAG